Genomic segment of Actinomycetota bacterium:
GGAGCTTGTGACCTCTCGTGGCGCGTAGCAGCGTATTCGCGTGGTACCGGTGGGTGATCATCGGTGTATTGGCGCTCATGGCCGCGGCCGCGTTCATGCATCTCAGAGGCCCAGACGAGTGGCAGCGCCTCTACTACCGCCTGCCCGAGGAGCACATCGCGCTGATCGCGACCTCCGCCGAGCGCCACAAGGTCAACCCCTACCTCGTCGCAGCGATCATCCACGCGGAGTCTAGCTGGGAGTCGGATGCGGTCTCCTCGGCAGGTGCGGTCGGGCTGATGCAGATTCTGCCCTCAACCGCAGGCGACCTCGACCACTTGGTGGCCGTCGATCCCGACCCCACGGCGGCTGAGCTCAAGGACCCGGCCACCAACATCGAGTTCGGGACAGCGTACTTCCGCTTCCTGGTCGAGAGGTATCATGAGATCGAACCTGCGCTGGCGGCCTATAATGCTGGACTGAGGCATGTCGATGATTGGGTGGTCGAAG
This window contains:
- a CDS encoding lytic transglycosylase domain-containing protein, with the translated sequence MIIGVLALMAAAAFMHLRGPDEWQRLYYRLPEEHIALIATSAERHKVNPYLVAAIIHAESSWESDAVSSAGAVGLMQILPSTAGDLDHLVAVDPDPTAAELKDPATNIEFGTAYFRFLVERYHEIEPALAAYNAGLRHVDDWVVEGDDIRDAIRFPETRHYVLRVVRAQEAYERLYPDAFDAGR